A stretch of the Diprion similis isolate iyDipSimi1 chromosome 14, iyDipSimi1.1, whole genome shotgun sequence genome encodes the following:
- the LOC124414563 gene encoding BRO1 domain-containing protein BROX-like, with protein sequence MAHWFHRNVLKATTNHKFEIKLKEPTEATKKLCSDLKLSRSRLLDLIRDANNTSDTIEPAFVAYLSLLYGLIWEIQSSTEHIGRPEPSKLRNIFVFKWTHTLLGSLTHSQADSVYEAANISINVAIWFMKHAAMIAGRDDISMDEAKEIHGLLRRAAGIFTFVQTEFLPQLSNPPILGSDLDPRIMNAYINQCTAEAQEVTVARAVELKHNNNLISALANETSKLFLDAANTLKPFKPEISAQWIKYLELKAAFYQSYAYNYCGENLLSMDKCGEAIKALEESEISLNKAKALCQEYGKTHGPAPRIKPDQHAVFKRLAPLVRITLEKCRRENGFIYHHKVPGDVPSLETKATYGLVSPVDFTMPAPNHLWSVPAYKSFVGAAGGATSNTKEHDLPPVQEEAVHQTTKEPKNASGCLLQ encoded by the exons ATGGCTCACTGGTTCCATCGCAACGTTTTAAAAGCAACGACAAATCataaattcgaaataaaattgaaggaGCCTACGGAAGCTACAAAGAAACTTTGCAG CGATCTGAAGTTGTCAAGAAGCCGATTGTTGGATTTAATACGGGATGCAAATAATACAAGTGATACAATTGAACCAGCTTTTGTAGCCTACCTGAGCCTATTATATGGATTAATTTGGGAAATCCAATCATCTACTGAACACATTGGAAGGCCAGAACCAAGTAAattgcgaaatatttttgtcttcaAATGGACACATACGTTGCTTGGCTCGCTTACTCA TTCGCAAGCCGATTCTGTTTATGAAGCGGCTAACATAAGCATAAACGTAGCGATATGGTTTATGAAACATGCTGCAATGATTGCCGGGAGAGACGA TATAAGTATGGACGAGGCTAAGGAAATTCATGGTTTGTTGAGAAGAGCTGCGGGAATTTTCACCTTTGTACAAACCGAATTTTTACCCCAACTCTCCAATCCTCCGATACTAGGCAGTGATCTGGATCCACGTATTATGAATGCCTACATAAATCAATGCACAGCTGAGGCTCAAGAag TGACTGTAGCGCGAGCAGTTGAGTtgaaacataataataatttaatatcagCACTGGCCAATGAAACAAGCAAGCTCTTTCTGGATGCAGCCAATACATTGAAACCCTTTAAGCCAGAAATTTCAGCTCAGTGGATCAAATATCTCGAACTAAAAGCAGCCTTTTACCAATCCTAT GCATATAATTATTGTGGCGAGAATCTCTTATCTATGGATAAATGTGGTGAGGCAATAAAGGCTCTAgaagaaagtgaaatttctttgaataaaGCTAAAGCTCTTTGCCAGGAATATGGTAAGACTCACGGCCCGGCGCCAAGAATAAAACCTGACCAGCACGCTGTATTTAAACGACTGGCTCCTCTGGTGAGAATTACGCTTGAGAAGTGTAGAAGAGAAAACGGTTTCAT ATATCATCACAAGGTGCCTGGAGATGTACCGTCACTGGAAACTAAGGCTACTTATGGTTTAGTAAGCCCTGTAGATTTTACCATGCCAGCCCCAAATCATCTCTGGAGCGTGCCAGCGTATAAAAGTTTTGTAGGAGCAGCAGGCGGGGCGACGAGTAATACGAAAGAGCATGATTTACCTCCTGTACAGGAAGAAGCCGTGCATCAAACTACCAAAGAGCCTAAAAATGCGAGTGGATGTttgttgcaataa